GATGGATATCGGGAAGGCTTgtaagtttctttaaaattcttttttgctCTATACATAGTAATTGAGTTCTAAATGAATTCCTAATGTTCAAACATTCCATTTCAGTTACTTGTATCCTGATGGTCATAATGTGAATCCAGACTTGACATGGGCAGTGCAACCTACCCCAGAGGAACATATAAAAGTTACTGCAGAACAATATGAATTGTACTGTGAAATGGGTAGCACATTCCAGTTGTGTAAAATTTGTGCAGAGAATGACAAAGATGTGAGGATAGAACCCTGTGGACACCTACTCTGTACTCCGTGTTTAACAGCTTGGCAGGTATTAGAATTAATGTTACCTTTTGTatcttttattgttaaaaagaaACGTTGTAAAGAAGGAATTGTATCTTGCATCAGAGGGAAAGAAGAGGAGTAGGAAATGAGACATGAAATTCTCGTGTTGCTTGctcagaataaataaatatattttcattttattttgatttcggTTCACAGGACTCTGAAGGACAAGGTTGTCCGTTTTGTCGAGCTGAAATAAAAGGAACAGAACAGATAGTCATTGATCCATTCGATCCTCGAAGAACACATCGACCAGGAACACATTCAGCGTCTGCTAGTAACGCGTCAACCCCCACACGGGATCTTGACCCAGACACCGAGGTATCCGACTAGGAGTAGCATCTACCCTCATTACATTAAATGTGCTCTATGTATAACACAACTTCTCCCAGCAACATGCCTCATTTTTTTGAAGAATGAATGCTTCACGCATTTCACGCGAGATCTCGAAATTTTATACGATCGTCATGTCATATCATTTATAGGATAATCACCGAGACGCGTCACCTCTCGCGAGGTACGTAAGCTTAAACAATAATCACGACAGAAGTCGCACGAGTGAATGTTCAAAAAGCGAACAATGTAAAAAGGGACCAACTTTTTCGTCTCTATGTAAGCTTTGTCCGAatcacattttctttttttttttcattatccatttttttttcgtttctttttccgttATGATATGTACATACTATAAGAACTCGCAGAATGGCTTGGAACACGATAAttcacgagagagagagagagagagagagaacgtgtTCGGGTTAGAGATTAATTGTGAATGTTTTTTGCAGTTCATACACGAGTTCGTTGGAGCTAacacatttttcttttcttgttttgtAAATTAGTCGCGAAacgagagtgaaagagagagagagagagagcgagcgagagagagagaaagagaaaaataattaattgactTGGCAATTATGGAGACACTAAGGTAGGTTGCTTTTTTGCATTACTCCGTTCAGGGTTTATTGTATGCCTCATTCGttcttgtttcatttttcacgaGGCGTTTGCATTTTATAATTCATGCTTCCTTGAGACGAGACTCTATACGAACGTAGTTCAGCGTACACGTAATTTGTCGTGCATCAGTGTGCAACGatttatttaacacgtcgaatgctaCGTCACTTTGTATGTGGGTGAGTGACAAGTTACCGTAGAGGCCTCGTTACCTAAATACTGGTGACATTCGTTCTCACctaattattaacgaaattttATAGACAATTTGATAAacgtaatattacaataaaacctTTTTacgatatatttcaaaatagtGATACGAACTTTTAGAGGTAAACACTgcgataaatttttaattttctcttcgCTTCTAACTCTTGGCACGTAGCTACAAAATCATCAcaatttgtttcattgttttttttttacttcagATTTTGTTTCGACTACCGCAAACATATGGGCCCCacgggaaaaatattttctgctgagcgatcaacgtgttaaagcaaGCAACACTGTTTTTCACGAGGGACATAATGTTTAGAGATTGTAACATTGTAGTCGCGCCAGCCTGCGTACATCACGATGACGATTACGTACGGTTTATCAAGCTTTTCTTTTTGTACGATAGAGAGAAAGCCCTTTTCGCACGCGATCGGTTACGAAACGAGCCGACATTTCACATGCATGTGCCAATTGTGTATATCTGGCAGCAGCGTCTTCTTTGCAGTGTATGCATATACGACTGTTTGAAGTTACTGGAGCTTcgtttacatatacatatatatatttgccgGATATAGGGAGACTTGTAACGCTAGGTCAACCGTTTCACAGTTGAGTACGGTTTATATTTCACGGACATACTTGCAAAAGTGTTACATTGACTTGTTAACGGACCTTTGACAAATTGTACTATTTCCTCATCGAGTCGGtgggaatttaaaaaattccacaTTTCACTGAAGATCATcttctatattaattattctgtttGTAGGATCCCCGTTGCGGAGTTAACAACTGCATTGCGCTAGCTGCACGTCCCTTCGTGCAGCTCCTTTAAAAAGTCAGCGTAACACTTGGGATGCTTTGGGACGCTATCACACTCTGGTTAAAATGGAAGCTTCGGTTCATTAGTCGTATACGATATCAGAGAATGATTCGATGAACGTGATCGTCTTTATTAATTGCGCAACGCGAGCCTCCGCACGTATCGTATGGTTTCTCTTATCTCGCTACGAGCATTTTACCATTTTAGTTCCATAACTGTGAAGGGGTTGACGCTTCCGTTCACGCGAACGTCTGGAGAAAGATCCTTAAACCTGAAAGTCTTTCTGTACTCTGGTCTCGTAGGTGTCCGAGTCCCTCCGGTTAATTGGTATTTTATCAGTATTCTGTGTATGCATTGACACAAGAGGCAAAGGCATACACGAAAgtgaaaaggaaagaagaatgGAAAGGGCGGTATTTTACTCGATAGTGCTCTCGGGCAACAAAGTAGCGGTAGCTTTACATCGCGAGCAACAGCGAGAGCGCTGTGTAGCCCGTAGATAAACGACCGTTCGTTGTTTCTCGGATTTTCAACTTTTGTAttctattagaattaattacgtACCTGTTGGCGATAGGAACAATGTAACGACATGCGGCATCTTTAGGGCAaagatgtttattatttttctttaccttagattatttattatttattccgttCACGCACCAAGCATATCTGAACGAAgtctttattattgtttttttttttttaatgtcagtGATCGTGCTTGATCCAAAACACGTCACACCGAACTTCCACGTGTGGggtatatttttgttttgtacagtaGAACCCCCATTATCCGAATCAGTTCGACCTTGTGCGTTCCATGTCTTGCCACAGTTTTGTACTCGCGTTATCGATTCGTCGAGCCTTACACGCTTCTTATAGTTTTTAATCGATTGTATAAAGACTGGACACTTCTCGTTCGCTGTACGGTTTTACACCCTTGCACCGCTGCTACACGTTTCTAACATTTTTAACGAAGAAACTCTTATTTTCCGATACCGTCGCTTTTTGTAATGATTCTTCTCGTTCCGCGTCGAACCTTATAATATTTACCTTTTACTTCCGAGGATACGCCGATCAACGGAAGCTCGTAGAATGGAGGTTCTACTGTACTCTAGTAATCCTTCCCTGATACACAGACACCCCAGCTGCTGGGCGAGCGAACGCCGCGCACTAGCTGGAACTAAAAAAATCGTACTCGTTATTTTCTTCCTCCTttatgtttgtttgtttgtctttttttttgtacACTTAAGATTGGCAATCGACTAAGAGCATATTTTCGCGCACCTGCCTTGCAGCAGAAAatgggaaaaaaaaggaaaaaagaaatgagAGGATATAGACAGTTTTATTACTGCGTTCACGTGTAGCCGTTTAGCGTATCTTGTACACGTACAGTGGATAGTGCTGCCGATCGATCCGATTCTGTTCAGATCCGGTTCGCTGTCTGTGTATGCCAGCAGCAACAGATGggtctaaaataaatatttcgtaaacatttaccataGCCTACCGTTTTCTCCTACTCATTGTGAATTCTCTGCGAACCGAGAaattcgtttctctctttcgttctttttctctttcgtgctctcttctctttttctccgccTTTCGTTCTTTCCCCTTTTCATCGTTTCCTCTTCGAATTTAATTCTCTGCATAATATTTACGTTACCACGAGCGTGCGTCaaacgcgcgcacacacacacgtgtCGGTTTCGCTGGATCTCTTCGTCTCGCTGTTCTACGCCttcattttcgtttcttctcttcttcttctctttctttttttaatcacTGTTTCAGCAAACAGGGCAACCCCTGACACGCAAAAACTCGAACCAAGGTGTATCGTTATTCTCGTTCGCATGATcgtttttatctttattttcataACGTTTACCTACTGGGTCCATTGTTCTGCCCGCTGCATGATCAGAAAACTAATCGGTAATGTACATAAGCCGGACGCGATGGGGGAAAACCGGCGGCGGTTCAGTTGCTGGAGGCAGGTAAGTGGACAAAGGCATTTCGGCTATTCGCTTTCACGCTTTGTAATTACGCTCGCTGTTGATTGTACGACACGCTGTCACGTGTACAGGGTGGCCCCAGGTATAAGCTCGAGGAAAGCCGCTTTAAGACCCCTTCCGTCCATCGCTCTGATTTTTATCGTTAATCCCTCCCTCGGATAATCGCAGTTTCTACGGATCGTGCTCTAATTCAAAGGACCTCTTATTCGTCAGACCTCTTATTCATTCCAACATTCTAAATCCTCGTCTCGCCGAAGAGGCCTCAGTTATCGGAATCACTTCACGGAGACACTCCGCCGAAGAGTTTCCATTTCAACCGATCGTACAGGGTCTTCATGTTGCTCTTAGTATTTCATGAAATAtgaacaccctgtacacgcATTCAGTCGCGTTCAAGCGACTCGACGATCGCAGCGAAACGAAACGTGTCCTTTCATTCGAGACAACAATAATATTGGAAGTTTAACGTGATTCCCCGGTACTGTCAATGTTTTAGGAGATCATGGATCTCTGCAACGGCCACTGCGGGTCCATGTGCGAGGACTCGGACGAAGACGAGGACTCCAGTCCCACCAATTCCCCGGTGTCGACGCGGAGGATCGTGCCGAgcccgccgctgccgccgcggcggccgtcgccgtcgccgacgCCGAACAGCCACTCGAGGAGTCGTCATTTAACCGTGCCCAAGGAGAACGCCCCGCCGCCTCCCTCGACCGCCGTTAACGCGGTGTTCAACTCGTGCGCCGACAATCAACTGAACAACAATAGTTAGTACCTGCCGAAGAATCCTGTCGGGAAACGTCAAAGACAACACGAGCATTCACGTACGCTTCTCAAGTGGAATTTGTATTCGTCTTCGTCTGCGGACAACTTCCGGTTTCGTTGCTTGACACATTGCCAGCCGCTGTCGCGCTCGCGTGACTTATTTTCTTAATaccttctttaacactaggtttacgggcatttattgtacacttgattctattattcctaaaagaattgacgctcgtttgtttagattgtggaaactgaaatcatttggtgacttagaggcgcctctggagttaagggttaaaatttcgaaCGGTGTCTTTTGTCATCTTTGatggaaatagtgttaaccagtcgatatataattcagcttcatctattgaaggttttgtctttcgaagaatcttcgtccgcaaagggttagcactagatttacgggcatttattgtacacttgattctattattcctaaaagaattgacgctcgtttatttgcaaaataatatttctaaaatccaatatgcgtcgatttcacgcgttccgtgaacctagtgttaataataattatattgcaaCTGTGTTGCGAACAATTGCGCAAATATCACCGTTGGCGAGTAGTAGAACCTGCGTGAATTTCGCCGGCGGCAGCGCAATGGCGATGCGAGAAACGAGCGgccggcaaagtgttaaaaatccTTGTGCTTCTTTACTATAGATAACCGGATTGCCAAATTCCGTAGAACGTGGAAACCGGTGAAAGCTGAGAGACTGGATCGTTATAATCTATGAAGAACACAGTTAACCCTCTGTGCTAGACAGTTCGGTGTACGatcgttaaccgtttgagtgccactgGTTTTTTATGAGAACCCAGTCGAAAAGTGCCAAGCGGCGCAATGGCGCTTTCGTTCCAGTTCAGAGACTCAATTACGGTTTTCTCTGTTTAAAAACAATTCTGAATAGTGCGAACGTTTCGTTTTCATTTCCAAGCTGGCAACAACAGAAACGAGAACGAATACTTAGAAGgaagatagataaataaatctcacttgattctacgaaccgacaGGCACCGTCAGCGTAACGGCGaggcgccatcgcgccgcttggcactcgaacggttaggCTGGTTCCAAGAAGCATCGTCTCTCTCATTAGGGAATGTCGAGCATTTGAGAAAGAAATCCGAGAAACAATCGTGGAAAGGAACCCACCGATTTCACTTGAAAAGCGTACGTTCTGCGTGGTCTCCCGACAAGATTGTTGAAATCGTCGCAACGAGACGAGACGTATGACCAGCGTTCTGTGTTTGCGCTAGTGAACTCCGAGGCAGGGTACGACATGCTGCACCGCGCTTCGTCGCCGTCGCCCGCGCCCCCGATACCGCCCGTGCCGTTTCTAGTGAACAGAGGGCACGTGCGCCGAACCCAAGGGAATCACATATCCGCGGCTGCACAATCGCAGCAGCCGCCAACGTTGCCCGAAAAGCTCAGCCGTtcgagcggcggcggcagcggcggcggcgttggCGTTGGCGTTGGCGGCGGCGCAGTCGGGTCGTCGACGTCGGGTCAGACGACGTCCAGCAACAGCGTGCCGCCGGTGCCACCGCCTTTATCGGTGCCGCGGCCGCCGAAGTCCGGCAAAGAGCACAATAGACAGGATCACCATTACGAGAACACGATCGTGATACCCGGTACGAGACAGCACGTCGTGAGGAACATTAATCTGGAAGCGAATACGGCACGATTGTCCGCCCTAATGAGAGGTAAGGACGATCCCACCGGTTCTGCTAAGCCAGAATCCGCGGCATACGAGAACGTCAACGTCGAACACATTTCCAAGCTGACGGCTCTCGGATTCGCGCAAGACGCCGTGATTAGAGTGCTCGTTATAACTAGGAACGATCTTGAAATGGCTTGTGACATACTGCACGAATTTGCCACGAAATCGTCTTGACCAGGTATGCGTAAAAATGCAAACCTAAGAAACaaccaaaacaaaaaaaaaaataataaaacaaacccGCTCTCGAGTAACTCATGCCGAACCACCTTGAAATCATGTCAAcctagaaaaaaaaatatgtaatgatCAACGATACATCCATCTATCCATGATACTCTTGAATCAGTAGTGGTCCTCTGATATTGGATTGGTAAATATGAATTGGCCCCCTCCTTTTCCTCGAAAAGGAACAGTCGAGCATAGTGATTGCGGTAATTACCAGTGTCGCGGCTGAGCTCAACGAGTGCGGTCGGGTAGTTTCGAATGCGACAGTTCATATACACCAATCTAGTAGAAACAGATACGTAAACAAGTTAATGAACTCGATAATCGTAGAGAAGAGAGTAGCACCATTCTTCGTCGCCGAGACGCAGAGGTATCATCTCGATCATTTGCTTTTCTTTTTGTTCCAGGGTTGAACACAGAGGGGTCGTAACTGGCCTACCTTGCGCGCAGAGGCGTGTAAAATTGATTGACCCTTAACCGAGGGTGCGAACCGATTCCCGGGCCTCGGGAATCCTTGATTCCACGAGCAATTGCGCATCCCGGGCAccagaaatgaaacaaataataattcccTTACGAGTTAGCCACGGGCAACGTGTCCCCAAAAGTTTGCCTCGAGAAAGTCAACTGCGTGAATTATTTTTCCACGCATTCTAGTGGTCCCTTTAAGTCTCGTCACTGTGAACATTAAGATGCTCAGAGGTACCAGTGTATTTCTTTCTCGACAAAGAGGaacgaagagaagaagaaacaaagaaagaaacaaataaataaataaacagaaaggAGACTTATGACCGCGACGAGTAATTGTAAGTAAGAGTGATGTGAACGTTGAACTTCGCGAGCAAGTTCACGACCGCCGAGTACAAAGTATTTCGTTTTAACCGCGATCGACCGATGGAGCGATTTCACTCGACCATTCTCCCCCCCTCGTAGCTTTCAATTTTTCGCATATACACTAATTACGTATTTCATTCGTATACTTAACACGGTAACGAAAAAGGAGTATACTTAGAGGTAACGATACAGCGATAGATTAAATTCGGCGGGACCATGGACGTGTTGGGACTCAGGACAGTCGTTCGAAGAGTTTCAGAAGTGAAGTGTGATTTTTTCTACTGTCATGACAATGATCCTTGCTCGTAGGATTACGAGCGAACTTATATTCTTAGCCGACTGGCTGTCGAGTCACGGTGTCGTTATCTTTCAAGTATATGTACACGTTCGTAAGGAAACACAGTGAGTCGCATGCATCTAAGTAAGTGTGTACAGTGGCCAAAATATCTACGCGTAGGCTGATTGTAACAGAATCCCCCCGATATTCCTGTTCCTCGCCATTTATCACCGAAGAGAGGAATATCCGTTACGTTCTCACGATAAAGgaaaaacatatatttaacccttaactgcCGAGGTGAACGTTTTAATCTTACCCTAGTCTCTTTTCTCTCGCACAATGGGGATTTCGACGACTTTTCCGTAACCCGAGCACTCGAACCAATCTAGCGTGTATATTTAAACTAAGTAGCACCGTTCAAACTATATTTGTATCGCGTATATAGTAGTCGGACTATCATATGTTCAAGAAGTTCCGCGGAGTCCCCGAGACTCGACCTCAGGCGTTTAAGGGTTGAAGCTGATAGTTCCCCCACCACCTCTACCCTTTTATTAAACCGAAGCAGAAGAAATATCATTTGAGGTTCACGTGCTTCCTAGGACCGAGTTCGCACGGGATTTTCTCGATTTCTTTTGTTACGTCGCGCGCACCGATTAGCGTATTTATCGAATGTGATACTTATGTTAACGTACGTGTGTACTTACGTACGCGAAGCTATCCTGAAACGCACTAAATAAATCTATCGATACAAAAGAAACGAAACCCGGTAATTAGTGATCCACGTGTAGAGGCGAAAATACGAAAAGGCACAAAAAAatagaagaggaagaagaggaagaggaagaagaagaaggattaaaagtatttaaagtaATCACGTTTTCTGTAGTTCAGTAAAGGAgacgaatattaatttaataaagaacaATCGGGACGAACCGAACCGCTCGCGAATCAGCCAGGCGTATCCGCTTGGGCGACGATCCTTTCGTGTTAACCTGTTGACCTGTCTTTCGGTGATTAATAGTGTTATTCTCGATTTTATTTCACCGACGACTGTCATGTCTTATCGCGTCGAAGTGAGAACTTCGTTGTATTCGAGTTTATCGCAACCGACTCTCTTCGtcggattaattattatttattcgtcaAAGTGCCTAGATAGACATCAGCGGTCCGAAGGTCGGACTACAGTGAACAGGTTAACGATTAATCGACGAAAGATACGTCTTACTTTATGAAACTTTTCAATGGACATGGTTTATAGAACGATTCAAGAATAAAAGGAAAGGAATACTCTTATTCTTAaagttttctctctctcgcgagactagtttcaaccctttgcggacgaacgagagatgaaatattcgtattcgacggactaagtcgcaaacgaatgatttaattactcgaatagtaACAGATCAACGtgtcatttcttttttatgtattaattaacgCTATTTCTATCGATAGTATCAATAGACAGCTTTCGAAAGTTTAAAACTAAAATTGTTTCCTTAGGGTAATCTcccctcaattgaattttggacatttttttttaatcataatcaacgtgtaatttcttttttatatattaattaacactatttctatcgatAGTATCAATAGACAGCTTTCGAAAGTTTAAAACTAAAATTGTTTCCTTAGGGTAATCTcccctcaattgaattttggacatttttttttaatcataatcaacgtgtaatttcttttttatatattaattaacactatttctatcgatAGTATCAATAGACAGCTTTCGAAAGTTTAAAACTAAAATTGTTTCCTCAGTGTAATCTCTCtttgacttagaggcgcctctggagtgcaaagggttaaaatttcgaaTCTTGTCTTTTGTCATCTTtgatagaaataatgttaaccagtcgatataattcagcttcatctattgaaggttttgtcTGTctaagaatcttcgtccgcaaagggttaacactaggtttacgggcatttattgtacacttgattctatcattcctaaaagaattgatgctcgtttatctagattgtggaaactggagattcgatagtaggtaatcggGGTATATGTCAGTGCGATGAatcgaaatcgacgtaaacgtttacaaaataatatttctaaaatccagtatgcgtcaattcgacgcgttccgtaaacctagtgttaatgcgCATTCACAACGGCAACACCTGCCACCCCCGGCCCGCCAACAAACGCTGCGGCTTTTGTCGGTGTCGATTCATATCTGTATTATTAACCATTATAAAATTCTAACGTATAATATATCTGCGAACACCTTTTCTCGCGTAATCGATAAGTTAGCTGGTATTGACAGGGAGAAGAAGTCGTGGACGGTTCAGCGCGTCGAAGTAGTTGCGTCGGAATCGATCCCTACCTCGCCATCATACCAAAGGTACCGTCGTCTGTGAAATCAGGAATCATTCGCGAGCCCGACCACGTGCTCCCAGCGAAGCGATCaatcgttttaaccctttgcgctcgaggatatttttctcaataaatattcattattttctgacgagatacatACGACATTTcctcagattgaattaagaaatctcatgcatcgaggaagagaactattttctttcaatatttcgtacatcgatgcgttatatgttcaatattaaatatcaaagtttacagttttgccgtgtcaaatcatttggtgactcgGAGGAGCCTCTGGAGCGCAAgaagttgaccctttgcactcgaaagtttctcactgaaaatattcaacatttttcgacaaGATACAAGTGatattgttcgaaactaatttaacaataactcacacataaattaagcaacaaagctattttagttaaatatttcacatagtaatacaaagtttaacttcgaatgaaatactttaattattatactttggagcaaagattgacatagaatatgcctctAAATctgttcttaataaattattcattacaaagtagttgtatcgatcacagttgagaaatgaaTAGGGCAAGGGGTCGATGAACTCTGCATAACGCctcattggaataaaacagcgtTGTTCCTCGATGAGTTTGCAATTCTTCGATTTTAGTTTCAAAGATCACCTTCGCCTCGTCAGAAAATATTCCCactaagaaacttccgagtgcaaagtgttaatctcTCTGCAACCACATTGATCCCAATGGAGAACTGAAGAATCGGGGCACGAGTTGCAGGCTCGCGAAAATACGCGTACACACACCACTTCGAATGGCCTTTGTCCCAGTAACGAATCGCGGAAATTCAAGGGAACCGCGATTTCGGCTGTCGAGAACCTCTAGGAAGAAAACTGACCACATTTCGATGGAGCGAACGTACACCTTTATTTGAACCGTTATCACACTTGCATGGAAACAATGAACAAACCGCGCCCAGTAAAGTATAAACCCCCCGATTCGTTCGTTACTGAATGTCACGCCCGGTATAGACACTCGGTGAATTTAGCTGTCCTATTTTTCTACATTGTATATTTCGGATCGGTGTAATATTGTAACGCATCGTCGATAAGATAGAAAAAGATGGAACCGTTCAAGGACCGTGCCCTCGAGGATGATGATGATAGGTACCCACCAGGCACTGCTGCTGTTCTTCGTCACGCACTAGCGTCTAAGAGTAACCGTTTTGGTGCAATATCTAGGGATAGACCGTAGATCTACCTTCCATGATTGAACTATTcgttgtaaaaattgttttacatatttcCCGAAATAAAAGATCGACTGTCGTTTATAATATCGAAAGATCTTTCCCCCCGTACACGATGATCGTGCGCAGCGCGTTGTTGacacatcgcgtaccggctaattatcggaaaattgaattgtgcggattttcagtgagatccacttatatcgttatctataaaaaaagtaaagtattatattgttatgtaatatattttaaatggacaatcAGTTCTAATCAAgtttaatgtttctttaaatgctgtggtaaataGCAAAGTTATATAACTAAGAGTCTtcgtataaaaacgagatttctcgttaccagtacgcaatgtgttgacaTGATCTCAAGTCGACCTGTGGCTCGAAGGTGGAAAAAGGTAAGGACACTCGACCGCACGCTTGACCTCGCGGCTCGATGACAAACACGTGGCGTTAATTTTGTCATTACTATTCGGTCGAGCGTCGCGAGTGGTCGTCTCCCTTTGCTCttcacttaaccccttggcgtactatttcaTTGCTGAGCTCgtatattttactatcggcaatttgtaagaaatacaattttccattctacttcaggaaatttcatttgaagataatacattgataatagcaaaatagtttgctttgaacCGTGAGCaatgaacattgattcttgttaaattagtttagaaaccTTCATCgctcattgtacggcaaggggttaacgcgttaagcgccatggaAATCTTGATTTTTCTGTACAGTtatcctttgtagcaaagaaaagtagcaacaattCACTATCTagcgttacaatctttgcattataGTATTATCaactatcggttcgtagaatcagattaactgtatttacttgtccttttaattatttatttgtctcaTTACCTGCTTAGAAAAGGAACAAtggaacgatcgcgctatttacaatgttttcatataaaaatagaaaagcgtcattcagtttctgaactgaaagaagcgcgatcgccaCCAAGATTTTC
The window above is part of the Nomia melanderi isolate GNS246 chromosome 2, iyNomMela1, whole genome shotgun sequence genome. Proteins encoded here:
- the Cbl gene encoding E3 ubiquitin-protein ligase CBL isoform X3, which codes for MNLFMSLLVDEIKFFTLVPWKLFRDKLNEVHPISSVLQAMALKSTIDLTCNDYISNFEFDVFTRLFQPWSTLLRNWQILAVTHPGYVAFLTYDEVKARLQKYCRPGSYVFRLSCTRLGQWAIGYVTSDGDILQTIPHNKSLCQALLDGYREGFYLYPDGHNVNPDLTWAVQPTPEEHIKVTAEQYELYCEMGSTFQLCKICAENDKDVRIEPCGHLLCTPCLTAWQDSEGQGCPFCRAEIKGTEQIVIDPFDPRRTHRPGTHSASASNASTPTRDLDPDTEEIMDLCNGHCGSMCEDSDEDEDSSPTNSPVSTRRIVPSPPLPPRRPSPSPTPNSHSRSRHLTVPKENAPPPPSTAVNAVFNSCADNQLNNNMNSEAGYDMLHRASSPSPAPPIPPVPFLVNRGHVRRTQGNHISAAAQSQQPPTLPEKLSRSSGGGSGGGVGVGVGGGAVGSSTSGQTTSSNSVPPVPPPLSVPRPPKSGKEHNRQDHHYENTIVIPGTRQHVVRNINLEANTARLSALMRGKDDPTGSAKPESAAYENVNVEHISKLTALGFAQDAVIRVLVITRNDLEMACDILHEFATKSS
- the Cbl gene encoding E3 ubiquitin-protein ligase CBL isoform X2 → MYAHVKMSSGGHSSRTRAVHIGSIFQKLHGRFADPMTASKLSTDKRMLDKTWKLMDKVVKLCQHQRMNLKNSPPFILDILPDTYQRLRLIYSKYEDRMQMLHSNEHFCVFINNLMRKCKQAIKLFKEGKEKMFDETSHYRRNLTKLSLVFSHMLSELKAIFPNGVFAGHKFRITKADAAEFWKESFGISTLVPWKLFRDKLNEVHPISSVLQAMALKSTIDLTCNDYISNFEFDVFTRLFQPWSTLLRNWQILAVTHPGYVAFLTYDEVKARLQKYCRPGSYVFRLSCTRLGQWAIGYVTSDGDILQTIPHNKSLCQALLDGYREGFYLYPDGHNVNPDLTWAVQPTPEEHIKVTAEQYELYCEMGSTFQLCKICAENDKDVRIEPCGHLLCTPCLTAWQDSEGQGCPFCRAEIKGTEQIVIDPFDPRRTHRPGTHSASASNASTPTRDLDPDTEEIMDLCNGHCGSMCEDSDEDEDSSPTNSPVSTRRIVPSPPLPPRRPSPSPTPNSHSRSRHLTVPKENAPPPPSTAVNAVFNSCADNQLNNNMNSEAGYDMLHRASSPSPAPPIPPVPFLVNRGHVRRTQGNHISAAAQSQQPPTLPEKLSRSSGGGSGGGVGVGVGGGAVGSSTSGQTTSSNSVPPVPPPLSVPRPPKSGKEHNRQDHHYENTIVIPGTRQHVVRNINLEANTARLSALMRGLNTEGS
- the Cbl gene encoding E3 ubiquitin-protein ligase CBL isoform X1 — translated: MYAHVKMSSGGHSSRTRAVHIGSIFQKLHGRFADPMTASKLSTDKRMLDKTWKLMDKVVKLCQHQRMNLKNSPPFILDILPDTYQRLRLIYSKYEDRMQMLHSNEHFCVFINNLMRKCKQAIKLFKEGKEKMFDETSHYRRNLTKLSLVFSHMLSELKAIFPNGVFAGHKFRITKADAAEFWKESFGISTLVPWKLFRDKLNEVHPISSVLQAMALKSTIDLTCNDYISNFEFDVFTRLFQPWSTLLRNWQILAVTHPGYVAFLTYDEVKARLQKYCRPGSYVFRLSCTRLGQWAIGYVTSDGDILQTIPHNKSLCQALLDGYREGFYLYPDGHNVNPDLTWAVQPTPEEHIKVTAEQYELYCEMGSTFQLCKICAENDKDVRIEPCGHLLCTPCLTAWQDSEGQGCPFCRAEIKGTEQIVIDPFDPRRTHRPGTHSASASNASTPTRDLDPDTEEIMDLCNGHCGSMCEDSDEDEDSSPTNSPVSTRRIVPSPPLPPRRPSPSPTPNSHSRSRHLTVPKENAPPPPSTAVNAVFNSCADNQLNNNMNSEAGYDMLHRASSPSPAPPIPPVPFLVNRGHVRRTQGNHISAAAQSQQPPTLPEKLSRSSGGGSGGGVGVGVGGGAVGSSTSGQTTSSNSVPPVPPPLSVPRPPKSGKEHNRQDHHYENTIVIPGTRQHVVRNINLEANTARLSALMRGKDDPTGSAKPESAAYENVNVEHISKLTALGFAQDAVIRVLVITRNDLEMACDILHEFATKSS